Below is a window of Uloborus diversus isolate 005 chromosome 3, Udiv.v.3.1, whole genome shotgun sequence DNA.
tAGCTCCTAGCAAgttgatgaaaactattaaaaatgaaataccaAAAACTTTCTTATAATATTCGCTTTTTCGACTAAGActtattttaaaaagagaaaaagtcattttaaaattattcattagaATGAAAAACTCAAACAGCTTTGTAGACAAATACATTTCTAAACCATTTCAAGGCTAATTTTTGGGCTAAGAAAAaacataagaaaacaaaaaatatctaatATCAATTTAAATTCTAGTGTCTATGGCACAGGAGAATGCTAAAAGAAATGAGGGTCCTCCTAAAGTAAACAGaaatttgagaggtatttttctgaTGAGGTTtgccttcaaatattttttgagaggACCTACAATAGCTGTGCATCGTAATGCCTTTttcttcgagaaaaaaaaaggaagcaataCTTACCATAAAGTAATTAAAATCCGTCTTGAAGTTTTGGAGAAATTGAAAATGACGATTAATTTGAATTACAGAAATTTTCTTATCAGAAGATTGTGCTGTTCAAACAGCTGTGTTTGGATAGAAAATAACATACACTTTTTGCAGGGGACAGATTCAACCTTAatctcaattctaaaaaaaaaaatttctaagatCATGTGATCAAGGGAAGGAAACACGAAGTGAACCCCAATAAAGATTTATCACCCCTTCGGAGTGGTCAGAAGGATGGTGGTGGGATTTGAATGGTGGATCGTTGTTTTAATGAGTTTAGTCAGTAGGAGGTGGGGAGTAAGATACAGGAAATAAGATAAAGAAGAAGAGGTTAAAAAAGGCAAGAAAGAAAACGGACCACAAACAACAAAAGTCAACTGACTTTCAGATGGTTACCCAAATATTACAGATAAGACTGTTTTTGATGAACTAGGGGTGTCATTTTCTGTTTGTTTTGTTGGTAGATCAGCAGCTCTATTTTGGTCCAAAATCTTtacttctttcctcttttttttttgtcacaaatgaGCAAGACCAGAATTTTATGTATGCGCAGTTATTATTCTGAAATATTGAGGGGGACTTTTGATGAGTTCAAAATATTGAGGGGGCATGCCCCCCCCTGTCCCCCTTGCCAACGATGCCCGTGTTTTATCGCTactgtgaagaaaaaaatcaaattttgaatgattttgttgttttttacgagtaccagccattttaaattattaagcagaatattactaaataaataaacatttaaagccAAACGACTAATAAGTGTCttcacaatgcaaaaaaaaaaaaaaaaaaccgacacataataattttaatcatgagttAATACGAAATTATTTCAGTGTACGTTGGCTTTTGTGGCATCTTATTTCCCtgtcttttcattttttgacccatttgaaaaaaaaaactacactgaATGTTACGCAGAATAACAgagatgatgtgaaaaaaatttgaacttcatattcaaattcagttttgtattattttagttttacaacaaattttcaaGGTGTAcggacacttttgggagccattgcAAGTCGGACCTCTAGTTTCTGGGAAAACAGGGAATGTACAAATTTCATACTCACATGTCACATGAATTAAAAAGCTTCATTTTGGgattgcaaatttctttaaaaaaaattcattttcacagtttAGCAATTTTGTTGAGTGTTGCTTTTATGTTGaatctcattgaaaaattttatgatcttttttttttttgtagcacaGGGTTAATGCCTTCATTTCATACTCTTTTAAAGGTGGGTGGGACCAGGTAGTACTAGAACTTTGTTAGGGAGGGGGTGTCAAAGGTTGTACGAACCTCAAAAGAGAAgacatgctaaagcagaattagtagctgataattatattaaataagataaatccaatgtaaactaattattaaaatataattaaataaataattgatattgATAGCGCCATTAAAATTAgtaaagaaattttataaatgtaattgtaactggtaaattaattattgtctgttttagaaaaatttccatCATATAAGCATCCCCTTGAACAATATGATGCTTTGGAAATGAgtgataaaaagttcaaaataaaggAAGTCAGACAAACAAAACTGGTctagggattacttggaaaatgcaggtgataatttaataaaatattaaagctttgtaaattatttcaacaaaatatgttcatACATACTTATGctgattttatttgaaaaaatagtaatgaatctatatctatcgagtcaaatgtataactgtatgaatgcaatataacgtaattccTCCACCCTCTCTAAGTTGAACAAGATTTCAAGCAAAATCCAACTTTcctttcaacgaaaatattagcaaggtttcatttaaaaagcttgagttggttctttttttatttacgtttataacattcttttgataaTACAAAATAGGATCAGGGATCGCGCTAAGGATTTCGAATCGTTCGCcagaaaattcgccaaatttttaaagtgttagccaaatttcaaaagttttcgtcaaagactaacttttactcattttaaatgtatttttgtctgcagaaatatttaatcagaaagtgaagtataacttaatttttgacaattttttgaggatAAAGGCATGGGTATATCCAGGAATTTTCTTCCGTTTTTAGGAatttggtgagaaaaaaaaaagcaaattaagtagtttttcCACAAATCATATGtaaattttcaaaggaaaaaatggctaaaaacaacttcaagtgatatttatcattctttaataaatttgagagtagaaataaaagcttttaacgaAGTAAAGTCTGCATTCCTATCTTACTCCGATGTTTCAGACATCGAACACAATGAAATAAACGCGCCATTCGACAAGGCATCCGCCAGCACTCTACTCGGTAGCCACGCTGCGCACTCGATATCCAATCAGCGAGAGGTGCAAGTACAGTGACGCAAAGAGGCGAGAGGCAAACGTCATCCTTCCTCCGATCCGATGCTAACGCGCGTCTCAATCTACTCGGAGTGTTCcgaggataaaacaactttcagtgattGCTAGTCTGGGAGTTTTGTGAAAGGATCGTTTTTAGgggtcggaattttgtgaagggtcagGTTTTGGGGGTCCAAATTTTGTGAACGAACTTAATTTTTGTCTATATTAACTTCtgaagggggattttttttcctctgtgtatattttagagaattttctgttcgccaataaattcgaaattcgaatttTGTTCGCCGATTTTACGATTTTATCGTATTTGGCGCATTGGCGAATGCTTAAGGCGGTCCTTGAGAATGAAATTTCTAATCtcattctttttctaattttcatttctaatcatcatttaaaagcttgaacaaaccgTTAACTCTGAGGGATGGAGACTTCTTTTGATgcaaccatttatttatttatttatcttttcctTCAGTCAATTGACACAGTGActtcagttagctgaaaaaaaaagagaagaaaggaAGAAATAGGGGTTCTCAAGCGAAGCCGCTGTGCCTCAAAGGGTAAAAGCTGTTCAATAAAAAAGGCGTAATGCCTTTTTTTatcgttttcatttttattatttttttgcaacaaattgcTAAAATAAGCTATTTTAGGATTCGTTATgctgtatttttacttcctttaaaaaaaaaggaagcattgtattcgcgaaaaaattttcactaaaaattcagccttaatttccattttgctcattcccgaattaatgttgagtttttttcgactcgaccacacgtggataagtgcctaagaatatatagacacccaaaatatccattttgacattccccgagttaattacaatgacttttcttgtgacgtccatatgtacgtatgtcgcataactcaagatgggtatgtcctagaaatttgaaatttggtacgtagactactagtggggtctagttgtgcacctccctttttggttgcactTATATGCTCCAAAGTgggtgttttgcccctttttgggggaaatcattgttaatttcgatgtaaactcaagtggtgctataattttggggacacttggcgaccaaaagactggtgatatatcgtttttttttctttaaatctggtttcaattgagctattgttggtgatatttagagcatAAACTATTgcatcacattaaaactgcctaTAATAAGAAaaggacattaaattggagtaaaaggaagtcatgttatgcacacatcagctcgtttttttttctaccacacacattttggaaacattatcttgaacaaaattacaatcagaagaaaattaatttacacAAACTAAGTTAAGTTGCagtgtttctttttaaagttttctttataataatcatgaattttatgtattaatgtgttttcctatttaaaatcaaatttcacaTTCTAAGACAGcaacaaaaaagaaattctgcacatttcgtgtgtttgaggaggagaaaaaataaactttaattattaacttatttatttttagtctttatattttttgcttgatttatttcagacttattttatattttgattaataattttatttaaacttttagcttatttttaataatgtattacTTATGTCTATGGAAGCTTACAAATTTTGAACTGATAAAACGGTTGTTTGTAATCttgaaaagggattttttttttgaaaatgtgtgcttTACATTGTTAGATACAGactaaaaatcttatttttagctCAAGATAACATTGAGAGacttctctctcctttctgaaTAACAAACTATATTTTTTATGGATACTTTTCCCCCGATATTTAAGCATGACCATGGAACTTACTAAATTCCCAAAACGAAtttgtgtttgaaggtaaaataagtgaataaataaacatttttactttctgctgtatcaaaattttatatagcgaagaatgaaattgaaaattgcttaaatattttactgtgatcggtttatgaaattgcaatttCAACCATATTTatacatgtaatttaaaagtaatttatttgaaattactacttttaaatcttactgaattgtgattctatggtGCTAAGAGAAAAGCAGCTAGTCAgctttaattgaagaaaaaatcttttcttcgatgttgttctgTTTGTATCtgcagaataaacagaactcgtgtttggtgaaATAGATGGGAGCAATACCTCCTCCTAATCCCTTAAATGAAGCATCAATTCGAAAACATCAGAGCAAAAACGccaatcattcatgaccttataaaaaatatttataaagcaAACATTTGCATTTCTtccaaaatattgttaaaataaaaacacattgatGCTTAATTTAATGTATTATAATTTTCAGTACTGGGCATGTAAAAGCTCCCTTAGGTATTCATCTGGCTTTGAATGCccttgacaaaattaaatcccTTATGCAGTTTCACATAGAAGAGAACTCATATGTCTCCATCTGTTGGAAACTGAGCGTAAAAATTTCCTGTGGCATTCACATTCATGCCGGTGGCATGGCATATGAAAGATTGGATGCCATATTGGTGGTTCTCATTAGGTCTGCAAAAGGCGAAAGCCTccaatgctttattttttaaatgatatacttgTTATTTATTATTCGTTTCTGCtaatatttaacttttcttttttagaattatgCATAATTTACTTTCTGGAACTTCTTGCTGACCTTCTCAAAGAAAAATGTCAGTaggaaatgaaaataatgaaGCATGCTTTCATTATGAAAGTGAACGCTTCAAATCCTTTGCTAGATGGCCAATCAATTCTCCCGTTGATCGAGCACGTTTGGCAAAGGCAGGCTTTTATTATTCTGATCTCTGTAAGGAGACTGTTTGTTTCAGCTGCCACGGACATGTTAATAATTGGAATTATGGTGACATTGTTCTTAAAAAACATGCTGAACTATTTCCTCATTGTGATTTCATCAACAATCGGTCTAATAACGTGCCTGCTGATAACTGTGCTCTAAGAGATGaaggaaaaacaaaaagcaatcctaatgaaatttgcacatattctgagaaaaaaaaattatcccacGCAAATTTGTTTTCAGAGAGCGAGAGGTTGAAAACATTTATTGGAAAATGGCCCGTTCCATACATTAGCGCAGCTGACGCTGCTCATGCTGGGTTCTTCTATCTGGGAAGTGGTGATAAAGTTCAATGTActtactgtaaaattattttaagtggcTGGGAGTCTGGGGATGACCCATTAGAGGAACATGTAAAACACTCCCCACAGTGTAAATATATTTCTGACTTGAAGCAGCCTGAAGTTAAAAAAGTTGATTCTTGGTATGAACAGAACTCTCAGGATGTTTGTGGCAACATGCATAAAACTTCAGAGTGTAAGTTAACAGACTTTCACAAAAGTCTCAAAAATTCAAACATGAAGAATTTAGGTATACATCTACATAAAGGCCCAACTTATCCTCAACAATCTTCATTGAGTGCACGCTTGCGATCTTTTTCTTCATGGCCAATCAACTCTGCTGTTTCAAAAGAACTATTAGCAGAAGCTGGATTTTTTTATATTGGTaatgtcttttatttttaaactatgaagtgtatttcaataaatatattaaatttatatataatCAAAGTTGAATCCCTatcaagttttaatattttgtttgataCTGAAAAACGTTGTTCATACCAGAAACTGGACAGGTGTTGTCCTGTTGAAATACATCTTCAGAaatgttttttgatgaaaattataattttagaaTTTGGAAACAAAAGTTTCCCAGTTTTCTTACTGgtaattaaaaatgtaatgcatttctttttcaagggagctaatttataaaatgtaaaaaagtgtcATTAAATCTCATGCTTATGAAGTTATGCTATGCATAACAAATCATGAATTGAACACAATTTCAGAAGTCTTCAACTTAGTTTTAGCAGAACCCTTGGGCTTCTCAGAACCTTGACAAGTGTTCTGTAAAAGCTCCTAGTATTTGCTTAATCAAACctccaaaatttgctcaaattgaaGTTTTATAACAGATTACtaacatatcttgtaaaaataaaattaaaaaaaaaaaaaaaaaaattatgaataaaaacattttgcaaaagtCAAGTTTATCAAATAAATTGCAGTTATTGTAAGAGATTccttcaataaataaatagattaaatgagtaaaaaataataatagaaaccTAAGCAGAAACTTTTCTCTCCAACATGTTAAAAATTGAGTACCTCTGCTCTATCTAATTGGTGCTATACATATTATTAGTGGCACATACATGCATTGTTTGTTTTGCTGTCCTTAATGAATACTTGTTCAAGTATTCCTTTTGAGAAATTTGTCATATGGTAGAAGTCAgtgttaaaaataagaatttaaatctaGGCGTCATGATAGTACCTACTAGTTTCTAGGTATCAAAGCAAGCAACCTGGGTGTCATTTTAATGACTCAAATATGTATACAgggtttgtataaaaagtaatcCGACTGAgcttagaaaacatattttttggcaaaatttcTACACTTTTTCTCTAGAAATCTTTGAAGTAGTCCCCATGGAAGTCAATAACTCTTTGGTACTGAATTTTCCAGTCCCTGAACGCCCTCTGAAAGTCTGCTACCCGTAAAGCTTCTAGAGCTATCGTCATAGCGAGTTGAACAGCTTCCAGAGTCCCGAACCGCGTCCTTTTTAGTACTCTCTTGACCTTGGGGAATAGGAAGAAGTCCAGTGGTGCCGTATCCAGCACACGACGCTCCTTTTGCTCTTCTGTTAGGTGTTTTGGCACCAGCTTTGCATAGATCTTCCTCATGCACAGATCGTTCTTAACAATGTCGTGAACGGTCATCTTATTGATCCTGACCTCTTCTGCGTTTGCTTGGATGCTCAGACGGCGGTCAGTGTTCAACACATCACACACTTTTTGCACATTTGGGTCCATGTGACTGGTTGATGGAGGTCCTGGTGCGCTGTTCGTCTAGCGTCATCGCGGCCCTCTCGGAAATTCTTGTGCCACTGGAAGACTTGAGTTCTGGATAAAGCTTCCTCACCGTAAACCTCATTGATCATTTGAAGAGTTCCCGTAGGCATTTTCTTGAGTTTGACACAAAATTTGATGTTAACACCTTGCTCGATAGTACGCTCCATTTTCACTCCGGCGAGATCACTAAACACGCACTGCTCTCTCGCATGATGCTAACTCTTCAAGCATTTGCAGGCAACTGACTCAGGTCCGCTCCCCTTCCCTATATCCCCAACCACCACTAGAGCACTAACAACCGGTTTACAAATGTTTTACCTGGGCATCACAAACTCAGTCAGGTTACTTTTATACGAACCctgtatcgtcgcctcagagcaacagtaagatatctaatccaagaaataacactaagatctTACTCGGAGGCGATGATGTatccaattttttaaacatttttattattaaacactGCAGTATGCTAAAAGCAGCCGATAGCATGTTGGTAAAGTAAAGACATAATTGATTGCActtgaaaattgctttttcaaATTTATCCTTCCGGCCAATCATGGGTCTTAATCACAATGACTCaggaagaaaaagcttcaatgtGATATAAAACTTAAGTAGCCTAGGGTTTCAAACTCTAGGTGTCAAATCAAAAGTTTTGGCAATCAAAGTTCCCTAAATGCAACTAACAACCACTTATTGCTAACAATCAATAGTGTAATTGACAACCCTGCACATCtttgttgttttattatttaatttttgatgtaTGAGTCAAAGACATGCTGTAAATAAATCGATTTATCTTAAACATTCTTCAAATTACTTTTATAAGcatcaaattaattttgatgtCCAATATTGATAGTCACTATGATGTTTAAAAAATCTGGAGTTAAGATGAAACTTGTTTTGGATTTTTACCTTATCACTAGGAAATGCAAGATTATGTCTCTTCCTGCTAAGGAAGACttatcaaaaatgtttcaaattgagTGTTTTTGTGCCCTtttctgtgaaattttaaaattacataaattatttttttatttgatgaatCAATTTGTTTGTCAAATTTATGCTATTTAATATTTTAGGATTGAATGATCGTACAAAATGTTTCCATTGTAATGGAGGGCTTTGCAGTTGGGAGTATGGAGATGATCCATGGGTTGAACATGCTCGATGGTTTCCCAACTGTGGTtttttacttcttaacaaaggAAGTGAGTTTATAGAGAAATGGTCTATCAAATGTCTACGTTCATCACCGTGTGAGGTAATGTATCTTTTTAAagccatattactatatggtctttattaaatataattttttaaggtGATTTAAATGAAAGTAATTGGTCAACAATGATTGTACTTCAAGAATTCAGCACTGATTGTGGTAAACTTATGTATTTCAGCATgttttaaaatacacaaaaacattacaaatatttttaacatttgaacaacattttaaaaaactatttgaatcttaaactttaatctttttttaatttttttttttgggtggggggacTGGAGTCCCAAGTGTAAATTAGGGTGACGACAGGTCAGGGAGATCATGAAAAAGTCAGTTTTATTACTCAGGGAAATATcgggcaatttttaaaaaataacaaaatgtaatgaaaaattgattgagtgaagaaatttttttttcctttgcctaATTAAGTGCTCTAAATCCCTatgcattttccaccaattatctgtttaaaaaagtaaaattaacgaTGTGTTATTTTACACTGCAGCATATTTGTGCTTCTTTTTTCCCACAATCTCAAAGTATTGAATATTAACTTATTAACAACTGGATGAACTTCCTAAAATttcttctgtgtctgtaaagtttatTCTACATGGCTTGAATTCTCCTTACACGCATTCCATACTACATAAAAAAagcaaccctacaggcaaagaggaagtcgTCATTTCCACTAGAATTTTGGAAGGGGTCATTTTGAtctcaagaaaacttttttttgctaactgcacttctatattttttctaaattcttaAGCCTTTCTTGACTTTTCCTAATTCATTGTGCTGTGTGATAGTATatagatttgaagaaaaaaaaaacattttttttgagcCCCAATTGGAAGGTTATACCAGGAATTACGGgaggtgtcattttgacccctttTGAGGAAAACAAAATGCTAATGCATTTCATTGCAatatattttagttttgtaaGCTATATTTGTTTTTTCCAACTAAGCAACGAACAAAAAATAGTAAAAGGGTGTCTGCATAACATCACACCTGCCTGTCATGTGATTCGTTATATTGGAAATATACCTTCTAAAGGAAAGAGAACAGTAAAAAGATATTGACATAGATGAATGATTGTAGTTTCTGTTAGatggttttttaatttattttttcatttttgataaaatagtttgttttattaacgtggctttttgtttttgaaaaagcatatttttgtcTCGTAAAAGAGGGCTAAGGCAAGACAAAAGTGTAAAAATGCAGCAAGAACTAGACGCTCTAGATCAAATAGGAAGGAAATACTCCCTGAAATTCATTCAAGCCTCTGGCCAGGATATTATATATCTTCCACAATATTTTCTACTGAGCAGCTGTAAATCCCTGAATTTTGTTCAGGACAGGTACAAAAGAAAGTATCAGCAGAAGGAATTTTTAATTCTGTTTAGCAGAAGGAGAACTCAGAGAGGAACACATAAGTATAAACAAATTTGTTCTAGCTGTTAGTAAATTTATGTAAGTGCAAGATTcagtgagtaaaaaaaaagaaagaaatgtcatAGTAAGGAATGTAAgagtaaaaaaaacttaaatttgtgcCATTGTAAGATATTCATCTGTCAATTTTGTGCATAGAAAATTAGAAAGATAAGCTCTTGCAAACAATGTTGCACAGACAAATAACCTTGTAAGtacaattatttgttattttcactTTTAGTTTAGAAAAATACCATTAATCTACTTAAATATTTGAGTTCAAAactgttttctgaaaaatttgataaaatattcgCTTGATttattgtagattttaaaaatgttcttaatgaATCCAAAACAGCGCTACATATTTCAAtctcatcttaaaaaaatatgttttaaatatttcattgtataaatttaaaacatctctatcctcaaaacaaatagtaattattataaattagtttatttaaccttcttcttaaaaaatatgacattatgtagaaaactacaCCGATTTCTTTAGCGAGGGCCAAAATGACCCCcgccgtatttctaggtatagAAAAGTTGCCGTAGTTCTAGTGTTACGGCCTTAGCTCCCTTGCATTTACTCATTGTTTTGAAGTAATTAACATAccataatcacgatttcaagaaaaaaatctttgtttttaaaattaatgctaaTAAGGGTCCTTCTCCAGAAAACGTAGATTTTgagcgcaaatatttttcaatttcgaaaccttttgtttttttttcaattcttacaTGAATGTGCTACTTACTAAAAGTGAcaataaacaatggcccagctaagttccaattattttactcataaattaaaaaaaaaataaatgctttgttcctggaaattaaaaaaaaagaaatttctttttaatatttaaaaatcgaggccaatttaatatcaaaggagtaattttgttcattgtgcaaacaatcagctattttaatgattagtgggaacataatattaagctctcttaattaaagtacggcttaattattAGTTgcaaatgtttgttaaaaaatagtatttagtaaatttgaggatatactggcaatttatcattttggtagaatgcctattattgatgtatttcccctccatcagttattttcacctcagaaataatgacattgataagggtcTGTCACAGAGGTGATATTCACGGAGATGAGGATCTTTCCCTTAATGTAGGcataatagatacatttttcatgaaatttgtttttcttccttcttacaatctgcacatgttaagcatatgaaaacatgttcaattctttttatacattaatttacatcccctcaaattcaagttcacggaggtgaaaagtcagaataaccacaataagtttttaaagcgaaatctatattttgtttttcgacaaaaatctcacaacttcaactatggctgaaaataaacaagggggctccctttaccatggaaaataaaatttgatgtcattactgccatgtgttaatgaggagtggcattttgtgtttaggtaacgaaggtgagaatttattgtttgacatgactccttgtccttctaaaacaaactaaaacacaatgtttaaaaattaaatatgcttaaacaattagtatttgaggcacttgtgaagggaataataaataagtacatacttttaattaaacaagttattatttaacataaacagccacacaaggtgtATGACATGCCACGggggtgagaattcacatgttgttggccaaaaatatactaaaataaaaattattattaaaaaattgttcgcaggtttaaatagatatgtttttgatgaaattaaaaatcattgttaaatgaattgttccttaaaggttttactgtaaaaggtgtgtgacagaagcttttatttttgaagaatgacccataaaagcttaaaagttattacttcttcacggttttaatttaattgctaaaattaaatgttaaatgaaaaaaaaaaaaaaatggaaaaaaagtttttttttcagactttaaaatttttttgtttcaaaagcaagttctatacatataatgaggcagtgagaagcaaagggatgtaaatggacattttcaagttttgagtaaaatttgtAGAAAGATTatgttctaggtaggctttcatcaaatttttgttctaaatcatgctgtacagcagcaccttcaGTGGCAAATCCacaggggggcaagggggcaTTGGGGCCATCACCCCCCAAAAGGTTTGTAAATTCAAAAGATTACCGGGAAAAGGTTACCAAACTGCCCCTCCTCCCCCAACACATCACAGAAAAAATcacctacaactgtatttttgtg
It encodes the following:
- the LOC129218116 gene encoding putative inhibitor of apoptosis; the protein is MSVGNENNEACFHYESERFKSFARWPINSPVDRARLAKAGFYYSDLCKETVCFSCHGHVNNWNYGDIVLKKHAELFPHCDFINNRSNNVPADNCALRDEGKTKSNPNEICTYSEKKKLSHANLFSESERLKTFIGKWPVPYISAADAAHAGFFYLGSGDKVQCTYCKIILSGWESGDDPLEEHVKHSPQCKYISDLKQPEVKKVDSWYEQNSQDVCGNMHKTSECKLTDFHKSLKNSNMKNLGIHLHKGPTYPQQSSLSARLRSFSSWPINSAVSKELLAEAGFFYIGLNDRTKCFHCNGGLCSWEYGDDPWVEHARWFPNCGFLLLNKGSEFIEKWSIKCLRSSPCEFSDSLSSKDVMCKVDDAMESDLVKHAMEIGLFPSYIIRAAIFLQVKETGSSFSNIDDLCIAVSCLKEEVDKETLKREVTMNSVHPSIDPVKERDIKPSENIMDTEQKPHIKKAYFNADSDSGTTCEVTNESTLKDRCLCKICMDREVSIVFLPCGHLLACTSCAPALQCCPMCRKAIEATVRAYLN